One genomic region from Leptolyngbyaceae cyanobacterium JSC-12 encodes:
- a CDS encoding cell wall-associated hydrolase, invasion-associated protein (IMG reference gene:2510096634~PFAM: NlpC/P60 family) has product MISQEYSETGHCHAALNSRQYQCQKNLNLYDSPSLKRLATQAATGRYLQILSSAPLNAMAVEVQLCEDEYSGWITPDDLQHLIAVTTPYQSVALSEPEIRAKIPGAIAFVQAAMNQPNEYLWGGTVGPNYDCSGLIQAAFVSVGIWLPRDAYQQEEFTQPIALSELQPGDLVFFGSSQKATHVGLYVGDNQYIHSSGKDQGHNRIAIDVLSDQGTAVSRAYYAQLRGAGRIVAAYQPPQTR; this is encoded by the coding sequence GTGATTTCTCAAGAATATTCTGAAACAGGTCACTGCCATGCTGCTCTCAATTCAAGGCAGTATCAATGTCAAAAAAACCTGAATCTATATGACTCTCCGTCGTTGAAGCGGTTGGCAACCCAGGCAGCAACTGGACGATACTTGCAGATTCTATCCTCTGCACCGTTGAATGCAATGGCGGTTGAGGTGCAATTGTGTGAGGATGAGTATTCTGGTTGGATCACGCCAGACGATTTGCAGCATTTGATTGCAGTTACTACTCCCTATCAGTCTGTTGCCTTATCTGAACCAGAAATTCGAGCTAAAATTCCAGGTGCGATCGCGTTTGTCCAAGCTGCGATGAATCAGCCGAATGAATATCTCTGGGGTGGCACGGTGGGGCCTAATTACGATTGTTCAGGCTTAATCCAGGCAGCATTTGTGTCGGTGGGGATTTGGCTACCAAGAGATGCGTATCAGCAAGAAGAATTTACGCAACCCATCGCCCTGAGCGAGTTGCAACCAGGTGATTTAGTGTTTTTTGGCTCTTCGCAAAAAGCAACCCATGTGGGGCTGTACGTGGGTGACAATCAGTATATTCATAGTTCTGGCAAAGACCAGGGGCACAATCGGATTGCGATCGATGTCTTGTCCGACCAAGGTACGGCAGTTAGTCGTGCCTATTATGCCCAGCTACGCGGAGCCGGACGGATTGTAGCGGCATATCAGCCACCCCAAACCCGGTAA
- a CDS encoding homoserine kinase (IMG reference gene:2510096635~PFAM: GHMP kinases C terminal; GHMP kinases N terminal domain~TIGRFAM: homoserine kinase): MSNTASVMVSVPATTANIGPGFDCLGAALSLYNQFTFSRLETEPGTVQIIATGEEANRVQTDASNLAYQAFAQFYHYIGQSIPAVKIEINLGVPLARGLGSSATAIVGGLVGANALTSFSVSQAEMMQLAIAMEGHPDNVVPALLGGCQLAATNPQEGWEICELSWHQAVVPIVAIPDFELSTAEARRVLPNSYSRTDAIFNTAHLGLLIRGLETGNTAWLQAALYDRIHQPYRQALIPGYEAIHQAAINAGAYGLVISGAGSTVLALVEQSKAEPVRTAIASTWQEQGIQTVVQVVQLDRAGATVQML; this comes from the coding sequence ATGTCTAATACTGCGTCGGTGATGGTTTCGGTTCCGGCAACCACTGCCAATATTGGACCTGGTTTTGATTGTCTGGGGGCTGCTCTCTCACTGTATAACCAGTTTACGTTCTCAAGATTGGAGACAGAACCTGGAACCGTTCAGATTATAGCCACTGGAGAGGAAGCTAATCGCGTTCAAACCGATGCCAGTAACCTGGCGTATCAAGCCTTCGCACAGTTTTATCACTATATAGGACAGTCAATCCCAGCAGTAAAAATCGAGATTAATCTGGGAGTGCCATTAGCACGAGGATTGGGCAGTTCAGCAACCGCGATTGTCGGGGGATTGGTTGGTGCCAATGCGCTCACTAGTTTTTCTGTCAGTCAGGCTGAGATGATGCAACTGGCGATCGCCATGGAAGGACATCCAGACAACGTTGTACCTGCCTTACTGGGGGGCTGCCAATTAGCCGCAACCAATCCCCAAGAGGGATGGGAAATCTGTGAACTATCCTGGCATCAGGCAGTTGTGCCAATTGTCGCCATTCCTGACTTTGAACTATCGACTGCCGAAGCTCGCCGCGTCTTGCCGAACAGCTACAGTCGCACGGATGCGATTTTTAACACGGCTCATTTGGGATTACTCATTCGTGGCTTAGAAACTGGAAATACCGCATGGTTGCAGGCAGCTCTCTATGATCGCATCCATCAACCCTATCGTCAGGCACTCATTCCTGGATACGAAGCTATTCATCAAGCGGCGATTAATGCTGGGGCTTATGGACTGGTGATCAGTGGAGCTGGATCAACGGTGCTGGCACTGGTAGAACAATCGAAAGCTGAACCAGTTCGGACTGCGATCGCCTCTACCTGGCAAGAGCAAGGCATACAAACCGTAGTCCAAGTCGTACAACTCGATCGCGCCGGGGCAACCGTTCAGATGCTGTGA
- a CDS encoding Yip1 domain-containing protein (IMG reference gene:2510096637~PFAM: Yip1 domain), with product MADASSVMSVWDLVTGTIALKPQAYKSIEHMPNGDQIAVWIVFFAGLSEAIAQGIVLFINRVKPFRFFISIGIAAVLFVVGFFFWAGSTWFIVKLVVRDPVPLGQLMRTLALSYSPRLLSFFIALPYFGVPLSVILSIWSFLAFLVGITSTLNIGTWQAFWCGVIGWLVFQILENTIGRPVAAVGRWLKNTAAGVPLVTDLKELEQLVERGRQP from the coding sequence ATGGCAGATGCATCATCAGTAATGAGTGTGTGGGATCTGGTGACTGGGACGATCGCGCTAAAGCCCCAAGCCTACAAGAGCATCGAGCATATGCCAAATGGCGACCAGATTGCGGTTTGGATCGTGTTCTTTGCAGGGCTTTCTGAAGCGATCGCTCAGGGCATTGTTCTATTCATTAATCGAGTCAAACCCTTTCGCTTTTTCATCAGTATTGGCATTGCTGCTGTGTTGTTTGTGGTTGGTTTTTTCTTTTGGGCAGGGAGCACCTGGTTCATTGTTAAACTGGTTGTCCGAGATCCAGTGCCGCTAGGACAATTGATGCGAACTCTGGCGCTTTCCTATTCTCCGCGATTACTCAGCTTTTTTATTGCCTTGCCCTACTTTGGTGTGCCTCTCTCTGTCATTCTGTCAATCTGGAGCTTTCTGGCATTTCTGGTTGGGATCACGTCTACCCTCAACATTGGAACCTGGCAGGCATTTTGGTGTGGGGTGATCGGATGGCTGGTGTTTCAAATTCTGGAAAACACGATTGGACGTCCAGTGGCGGCAGTTGGGCGCTGGCTTAAAAACACAGCAGCAGGTGTTCCTCTAGTAACCGATCTGAAAGAATTAGAGCAACTGGTGGAGCGGGGGCGGCAACCATGA
- a CDS encoding lysophospholipase L1-like esterase (IMG reference gene:2510096631~PFAM: GDSL-like Lipase/Acylhydrolase) has translation MPEPLLLAAIAAQTTQTAQPAQAAKPVIPAEAQRSQAVQAEKARLDRLLRQLRKNVNPDKSSLGIEFSPSLERPRSGSQLYSQRTAALTVGQIHTRIPVSSFRSAWATSVQQPTYEQWKWLLAQEAASVREINEPVGVLLGDSLSLWFPSDRLPQTRLWLNQGISGDTTTGILHRLSSFARTRPRIVYVMAGINDLKHGASNTTILRNLQQIIQQLRQTHPQANIVMQSILPTRSLPVSSQRIANLNQQLKVIANQNGAYYLDVHSHMADANGYLRPDLTTDGLHLNAKGYEVWQAVLNSAETQVARK, from the coding sequence ATGCCGGAGCCATTGTTGCTTGCTGCGATCGCCGCTCAAACTACTCAAACCGCCCAACCTGCTCAAGCAGCCAAGCCTGTAATCCCTGCTGAAGCCCAGCGCAGTCAGGCGGTGCAAGCTGAAAAAGCCAGGCTTGATCGCCTGCTGCGGCAATTGCGAAAAAACGTAAACCCAGATAAATCCAGCTTAGGCATAGAATTTTCGCCATCTCTGGAACGACCTCGCTCTGGTAGCCAGTTGTATTCTCAACGAACCGCTGCATTAACTGTTGGGCAAATCCATACTCGTATTCCAGTGAGTAGCTTTCGTTCAGCCTGGGCAACATCAGTTCAGCAACCCACCTATGAGCAGTGGAAATGGTTGCTGGCACAAGAAGCGGCAAGCGTGCGAGAGATCAATGAACCCGTGGGGGTGTTGCTGGGAGATTCGCTGAGCCTGTGGTTTCCTAGCGATCGCCTGCCCCAAACTCGCCTCTGGCTCAATCAAGGGATTTCTGGGGATACAACAACAGGCATTTTGCATCGTTTGTCCAGTTTTGCTCGCACTCGTCCTCGGATTGTTTATGTAATGGCAGGCATCAATGACCTGAAGCATGGAGCCAGCAATACAACGATTCTGCGAAACTTGCAGCAGATTATTCAACAACTGCGACAAACCCATCCCCAAGCAAACATTGTGATGCAATCAATTTTGCCCACGCGATCGCTCCCCGTCTCTAGCCAGCGAATCGCCAATCTCAATCAACAACTTAAAGTAATTGCGAACCAAAATGGAGCCTATTACCTGGATGTGCATTCCCATATGGCAGATGCCAATGGCTACCTGCGTCCTGACCTTACAACCGATGGCTTACATTTGAACGCCAAAGGTTACGAAGTCTGGCAAGCCGTTTTGAATAGTGCAGAAACACAAGTTGCCAGAAAGTAG
- a CDS encoding TIGR00268 family protein (IMG reference gene:2510096636~PFAM: NAD synthase~TIGRFAM: TIGR00268 family protein) codes for MFCWDLSRDLSGMSLAKLEQLKALFGEMDRALIAYSGGIDSTLVAKVAFDVLGDRALAVTAVSPSLLPEDLEEACVQAEEIGIEHELIETHELENPNYASNPVNRCYFCKSELHDTLKPLALQRGYPYVVDGVNADDLSDYRPGIQAAKERGARSPLAEVGVTKLEVREIAKYLGLSCWDKPAQPCLSSRFPYGEEITLAKLQRVGRAEAYLRKLGLKTLRVRSEGDTARIELPPERIKEFVLTTDLPALVEKFQSLGFLYVTLDLEGFRSGKLNQVLQFAVANQRG; via the coding sequence ATGTTTTGTTGGGATTTGAGCAGGGATTTAAGCGGTATGTCGTTAGCAAAATTGGAGCAACTTAAAGCACTATTTGGAGAAATGGATCGGGCGTTAATTGCTTATTCAGGTGGAATTGACAGCACACTGGTGGCAAAGGTGGCGTTTGATGTATTGGGCGATCGCGCTTTAGCCGTAACAGCCGTTTCTCCCTCTCTGCTGCCCGAAGATTTAGAAGAAGCCTGCGTTCAAGCCGAAGAAATTGGCATTGAGCATGAACTTATCGAAACTCACGAATTAGAGAATCCCAACTATGCGTCTAATCCTGTTAACCGTTGCTACTTTTGCAAGAGCGAACTGCACGATACATTAAAACCCCTTGCCTTGCAGCGGGGCTATCCCTACGTGGTGGATGGTGTGAATGCTGATGATTTAAGCGATTATCGTCCTGGAATCCAAGCCGCGAAAGAACGGGGTGCGCGATCGCCGCTGGCAGAAGTAGGCGTTACTAAACTGGAAGTACGCGAAATTGCCAAATATCTGGGCTTGTCCTGTTGGGATAAACCCGCTCAACCCTGCCTTAGCTCTCGCTTTCCCTATGGTGAAGAAATTACCCTTGCCAAGTTGCAACGAGTGGGACGCGCTGAAGCCTATCTCCGTAAATTGGGCTTAAAGACGCTGCGAGTGCGCTCTGAAGGAGATACCGCCCGGATTGAATTGCCGCCGGAACGCATCAAAGAATTTGTCTTGACCACTGATTTGCCCGCCCTAGTCGAAAAATTCCAGTCTCTCGGCTTTCTCTACGTCACCCTCGATTTGGAAGGCTTCCGCAGTGGTAAGTTGAATCAGGTGCTTCAGTTTGCGGTTGCCAATCAACGAGGATAG
- a CDS encoding hypothetical protein (IMG reference gene:2510096632) has translation MMENTTTINCAEACVNGCVLGDKCPNLEYKSEAMKFVNATSLDKMHEIAEAARLKKMMAPPQWILPED, from the coding sequence ATGATGGAAAACACCACCACAATCAACTGTGCCGAAGCGTGCGTCAACGGATGCGTGTTGGGCGACAAATGCCCTAATTTGGAATACAAAAGTGAAGCAATGAAATTTGTGAACGCAACCTCGCTAGATAAGATGCACGAGATTGCCGAAGCGGCTCGGTTGAAAAAGATGATGGCTCCACCTCAATGGATCTTGCCAGAAGATTAA
- a CDS encoding putative protease of the Abi (CAAX) family (IMG reference gene:2510096638), producing the protein MTQQGFFRWVLVGLVGIVTALAIASGSLIRALLITLSATIKAGLATWNLTLDLLSVLLVVVIVAGLLVPLEALGWWAGWYGDEIDTNIDPGRLEEPIPANVQVRKYLVYLDGISQAQYQYIPEVERFLGELAAVLPDDIVIIRGLMPYSAFNKPLTEDRMLSFFWRFADRFQMEPSAGIIGALIGATINVRNILIVSVSADQRYGPIYNQSIAQTIYNSVIYHGYQHGSRVPITLLGYSGGGQMALGAAPYLKRSLKAPLDVISLSGVLSGNHNILELEHLYHVVGDKDLVEKEGPIMFPRRWGVMFLSYWNRAKRRGKISFISLGPVGHNAASGPYSTSAHLPDGRTHLEHTVEVVSGLIEGTSALVKAETAHKLSNYDRYYEADFNQPAYYPLNQSVDPTLYRPIAPWMGRLILPQKQERWHVKGVWFEVHHAPPAFQQLIGSVLSLRWSHQPETQAFVRVVTKDVHFSSDTIYSQQQGVVHPDRLNHWQQVDPLESLAGAHPHDDVIVALWGEVRVTGMGDDIGRELQIDHTPIQISGRYYALVKVLEPIDHETSPPERFRVVHFNRELRQFVGKEEIIRFPHVVFAKLYGSYPSTTNGLEKSFQNDTGWYVYGARDATGMFVVQAIAPRALLRLQPDEFIVGKTASWNYLRNDAWQVEGQKGRTKSVLMVPHEPEGESSLQDAIADWQEGDRALVLHTYGGIGGKCKEPAASTPIFFGHFAYGVATVVREPLANELMFDITYYQVYTHNVDGIISGLLAWNRFIGDRQVGWLGTRPVCDLLIKLPAFTGAFDVYGQPYSVLDVLLNQLEMMTARYRIGDGTGGTYVGAAHNCSRDSNQALYAALKRVRDARQADPQFEQELQDDPGEAERFEQLDSLTKNIRRKLLPFGSARADWRTGDTMLGISPEEQFWTGILMGLRSWRTLLPRVASEAIAKQFIDQGASVWILRTNQVGGYDPDIEPIAPTPFGW; encoded by the coding sequence ATGACTCAACAAGGGTTTTTTCGCTGGGTGCTGGTTGGGCTGGTTGGCATTGTAACTGCATTGGCGATCGCCTCTGGCTCATTGATTAGAGCACTATTAATCACTCTGTCAGCGACGATAAAAGCTGGACTTGCCACCTGGAACTTGACCCTGGATTTGCTGTCAGTGTTGCTGGTCGTTGTAATTGTTGCAGGCTTACTGGTTCCCCTAGAAGCCTTAGGGTGGTGGGCTGGCTGGTACGGTGATGAAATTGATACCAACATTGATCCGGGCAGATTAGAAGAACCAATTCCAGCCAATGTCCAGGTGCGGAAATATCTGGTTTACTTGGATGGCATCTCGCAGGCGCAGTATCAATATATTCCAGAAGTAGAACGGTTCTTAGGAGAACTGGCTGCCGTTTTGCCCGATGACATTGTGATTATTCGCGGATTAATGCCTTACTCTGCGTTCAATAAACCCCTGACGGAAGATCGGATGCTGTCCTTCTTCTGGCGCTTTGCCGATCGCTTTCAGATGGAACCCTCTGCTGGCATTATTGGAGCATTGATTGGTGCCACAATCAACGTTCGCAATATTTTGATTGTCAGTGTTTCCGCCGATCAGCGGTACGGTCCTATTTACAACCAGAGCATTGCTCAAACTATTTATAACAGCGTTATCTATCACGGCTATCAACACGGGAGTAGAGTTCCGATTACGCTCCTTGGCTACAGTGGTGGTGGGCAGATGGCATTGGGGGCAGCCCCTTACCTGAAGCGATCGCTCAAAGCTCCGCTAGATGTGATTTCCCTGTCCGGTGTGCTCAGCGGAAATCACAATATTTTGGAATTAGAACATCTCTACCACGTCGTTGGGGATAAAGATTTGGTAGAGAAAGAAGGCCCAATCATGTTTCCCCGCCGCTGGGGAGTGATGTTTTTGTCGTACTGGAATCGAGCAAAACGGCGCGGCAAAATTAGCTTTATTTCACTTGGTCCAGTTGGACACAATGCTGCGAGCGGTCCTTACAGTACCAGTGCCCACCTTCCCGATGGGCGAACCCACCTGGAGCACACGGTTGAAGTAGTTTCCGGTCTGATTGAAGGCACCTCAGCGCTAGTAAAAGCCGAAACCGCTCATAAACTCAGTAACTACGACCGCTACTACGAAGCCGACTTCAATCAACCTGCATACTACCCACTCAATCAATCAGTCGATCCAACCCTCTATCGTCCGATTGCTCCCTGGATGGGACGTTTAATTTTGCCACAGAAACAGGAACGGTGGCACGTGAAAGGTGTTTGGTTTGAAGTCCATCATGCACCCCCTGCCTTTCAGCAACTTATTGGTTCAGTCCTTTCCCTCCGGTGGAGCCATCAGCCTGAAACTCAAGCATTTGTTCGGGTTGTCACCAAGGATGTGCATTTCAGCAGCGACACTATCTACAGCCAGCAACAGGGGGTGGTTCATCCTGATCGCCTGAATCACTGGCAACAGGTTGATCCACTCGAATCCCTGGCAGGAGCGCATCCCCATGATGATGTAATTGTGGCGCTGTGGGGCGAAGTCAGGGTTACGGGTATGGGGGATGACATCGGTAGGGAACTGCAAATTGATCACACTCCTATCCAGATCAGCGGGCGCTATTATGCACTCGTTAAGGTATTGGAGCCGATTGATCACGAAACCTCTCCCCCAGAGCGATTTCGTGTAGTGCACTTTAATCGAGAGTTGCGCCAGTTTGTTGGCAAAGAGGAAATTATTCGATTTCCGCATGTCGTGTTTGCCAAACTATACGGGAGTTATCCTTCTACTACCAACGGATTAGAGAAGAGCTTCCAGAATGACACAGGTTGGTATGTTTACGGTGCCAGGGATGCAACGGGGATGTTTGTAGTGCAGGCGATCGCGCCCCGGGCATTGCTACGGCTCCAACCGGATGAGTTCATCGTTGGCAAAACAGCGAGTTGGAATTACTTAAGGAACGATGCCTGGCAAGTAGAAGGGCAAAAGGGACGCACGAAGTCGGTATTGATGGTGCCGCATGAACCAGAGGGCGAGTCGTCTCTTCAGGACGCGATCGCAGACTGGCAGGAGGGCGATCGGGCGCTGGTCTTGCATACTTATGGCGGCATTGGTGGCAAGTGTAAAGAACCGGCTGCCAGCACTCCAATCTTCTTTGGACATTTTGCTTACGGTGTTGCCACCGTTGTGCGAGAGCCTCTTGCTAATGAGTTAATGTTTGACATTACTTACTATCAGGTCTACACCCACAATGTGGATGGCATCATTTCTGGGCTGCTGGCATGGAATCGGTTTATTGGCGATCGCCAGGTGGGCTGGTTGGGTACGCGCCCGGTATGTGATTTATTAATTAAACTCCCAGCATTCACAGGTGCGTTTGATGTGTATGGACAACCTTACTCAGTGTTAGATGTATTGCTCAACCAGTTGGAAATGATGACTGCTCGCTATCGCATTGGGGATGGCACGGGTGGAACCTATGTTGGCGCAGCTCATAACTGTTCACGGGATTCTAACCAGGCGCTTTATGCTGCCTTAAAGCGAGTGCGAGATGCCAGACAAGCCGATCCCCAGTTTGAGCAAGAACTTCAGGATGATCCGGGAGAAGCTGAACGCTTTGAACAATTGGATAGCCTAACTAAAAATATTCGCCGTAAGCTATTGCCCTTTGGCTCTGCCCGTGCTGATTGGCGAACTGGTGACACTATGCTAGGGATCAGTCCAGAAGAGCAGTTTTGGACTGGAATTTTGATGGGATTACGGAGTTGGCGCACCTTGTTGCCTCGCGTTGCCAGTGAAGCGATCGCTAAGCAATTTATCGATCAAGGTGCATCTGTCTGGATTTTGCGCACTAATCAGGTAGGTGGCTACGATCCTGACATTGAACCAATCGCGCCAACTCCCTTTGGCTGGTAA
- a CDS encoding glycosyl transferase (IMG reference gene:2510096633~PFAM: Glycosyl transferase family 2), with amino-acid sequence MNTSLSQERNHLWASPALSLDLSIVVPIHNEYENLPRLLDAISSVLKDANYSYEILCVDDGSTDGSTELLKELAKQRDDLRSIILRRNYGQTAAMAAGFRFAQGDVIITMDGDLQNDPADIPMLIDKLNEGYDLVSGWRKHRQDATITRKVPSKIANWLIGQVTGVKVHDYGCSLKVYRSELVADMNLYGELHRFLPALAFIEGARITEVPVRHHPRQFGKSKYGLDRTFRVVMDLTTVFFMRKFLTRPMHVFGLMGFVSTVLGIAIGLYLTSLKLGFGESINRPLLTLAVVLLLAGVQLFSFGLLAELLMRTYHESQGRPIYRVREVIGPHGEVST; translated from the coding sequence ATGAATACCTCTTTAAGCCAGGAAAGAAACCATCTTTGGGCATCTCCAGCCTTGTCACTTGATTTGTCGATTGTGGTACCAATCCACAACGAGTATGAGAATTTACCGAGATTACTGGATGCTATCTCCAGCGTCCTCAAAGATGCCAATTACAGCTATGAAATTCTCTGCGTGGATGATGGCTCAACTGATGGGTCTACAGAGTTACTCAAAGAACTGGCGAAGCAACGGGATGATCTACGGTCCATTATCCTGCGGCGCAATTATGGACAAACGGCAGCCATGGCAGCGGGATTTCGTTTTGCTCAAGGCGATGTGATTATCACAATGGATGGGGACTTACAAAATGATCCAGCTGATATTCCAATGCTAATTGACAAATTGAACGAGGGCTACGACCTAGTCAGCGGTTGGCGCAAGCATCGGCAAGATGCCACCATTACTCGCAAAGTTCCCTCTAAGATTGCGAATTGGTTGATTGGGCAAGTGACGGGGGTAAAAGTGCATGACTACGGGTGTTCGCTGAAAGTCTATCGTTCAGAGCTTGTAGCAGACATGAATCTGTACGGGGAACTACATCGCTTTCTGCCAGCACTCGCATTTATTGAAGGAGCCAGAATTACAGAAGTCCCCGTCCGCCATCATCCGCGCCAGTTTGGCAAAAGCAAGTATGGTCTGGATCGCACCTTCCGGGTGGTGATGGATCTAACAACTGTCTTTTTTATGCGGAAGTTTTTGACCCGTCCCATGCATGTGTTTGGATTAATGGGGTTTGTTTCGACTGTTCTTGGCATTGCGATCGGGCTATACCTGACCTCACTCAAGTTGGGCTTTGGCGAAAGCATTAATCGCCCCCTGCTGACGCTGGCAGTCGTGTTGTTACTGGCAGGAGTACAACTATTCAGCTTTGGCTTGCTGGCTGAACTGCTGATGCGAACCTATCACGAATCTCAGGGACGCCCTATTTATCGGGTGCGTGAGGTGATTGGTCCGCATGGTGAGGTTAGCACGTGA
- a CDS encoding molybdenum cofactor biosynthesis protein A (IMG reference gene:2510096639~PFAM: Molybdenum Cofactor Synthesis C; Radical SAM superfamily~TIGRFAM: molybdenum cofactor biosynthesis protein A, bacterial), which yields MNDINYLRISLIDRCNFRCQYCMPEGADLVYALQQDLLTHDELLTLIQEVFIPVGFSRFRLTGGEPLLRPGVVEIVRAIASLPETQDLAMTTNAFLLAELAQDLYDAGLRRINISLDSLKAEVFDQIIGNRGRPRWQQVWNGIQAAYRVGFNPLKLNVVVIPGVNDTEVLDLAALSIDQNWHVRFIEFMPIGNDDLFHSRGWVSSEELRRWIRDRWGLTDGQVRGNGPADVFQIPGAKGTLGFISQMSECFCDRCNRMRLSADGWLRPCLLNETGQIDLRTQLRAGVPLHELRQQVRELLLLKPAINYKERNSGTTGHYSRTMSQIGG from the coding sequence ATGAATGATATCAACTATCTCCGCATTAGCCTGATTGATCGCTGCAATTTTCGCTGTCAGTACTGTATGCCAGAAGGTGCCGACCTTGTTTATGCCTTGCAGCAGGATTTATTGACTCACGATGAATTGCTGACGTTGATTCAAGAGGTGTTTATCCCGGTGGGGTTTTCGCGCTTTCGGTTAACGGGAGGGGAGCCGCTGCTGCGTCCAGGTGTGGTGGAAATTGTGCGAGCGATCGCGTCTCTACCAGAAACTCAAGACCTGGCAATGACAACTAATGCCTTTTTGCTGGCGGAGTTGGCGCAGGATTTATATGATGCGGGATTGCGACGCATTAACATTAGCCTGGACTCACTCAAAGCAGAGGTGTTTGATCAAATCATTGGCAACCGGGGGCGGCCTCGCTGGCAGCAAGTATGGAATGGCATTCAGGCAGCATATCGAGTTGGGTTCAACCCCTTAAAATTAAATGTGGTGGTGATTCCGGGTGTAAATGATACAGAAGTTCTCGATCTGGCAGCGTTGAGCATTGACCAGAATTGGCACGTACGCTTTATTGAGTTCATGCCGATTGGGAATGACGATCTTTTTCACAGTCGAGGTTGGGTGAGTTCCGAAGAGTTGCGTCGCTGGATTCGCGATCGCTGGGGATTAACCGATGGGCAGGTGCGAGGCAATGGGCCAGCAGATGTGTTTCAAATCCCAGGGGCAAAAGGAACGTTAGGGTTTATTAGCCAGATGTCAGAATGTTTTTGTGATCGCTGTAATCGTATGCGGCTCTCGGCGGATGGCTGGCTGCGTCCCTGCTTGCTAAACGAAACGGGACAAATTGACCTGAGAACGCAGTTGCGCGCAGGGGTGCCGTTGCATGAGTTGCGCCAGCAGGTACGAGAGCTGTTGCTGCTCAAACCAGCAATCAATTACAAAGAACGGAATTCTGGCACAACAGGACACTATTCCCGCACAATGTCGCAAATTGGCGGCTGA